The following proteins are co-located in the Manihot esculenta cultivar AM560-2 chromosome 7, M.esculenta_v8, whole genome shotgun sequence genome:
- the LOC110619467 gene encoding root phototropism protein 3, which yields MWDSESESFGGRDYGNGILSSTKHAVKTDGFELRGQSWYVATDIPSDLLVQIGDANFHLHKYPLLSRSGKINRVIYESRDPGLNKIELNDLPGGPEAFELAAKFCYGIAVDLTAGNISGLRCAAEYLEMTEDLEEGNLIFKTEAFLSYVVLSSWRDSILVLKSCEKLTPWAENLQIVRRCSESIAWKACANPKGIRWAYTGKPPKVSSPRWNDMKDSSPSRNQTVPPDWWFEDVSILRIDHFVRVITAIKVKGMRFELIGASIMQYAAKWLPGLIKDGAVSIDEGSNSSNSSSSSSWKGGYHMIVAASKDEPPLTQGKDQRLIVESLISIIPSQKDSVSCSFLLRLLRMANMLKVAPALVTELEKRVGMQFEQATLADLLIPSYNKSETMYDVDLIQRLLEHFLVQEQTESSSPSRQSFSDQRGNNPNAKMRVARLVDSYLTEVSRDRNLSLTKFQVLAEALPESARTCDDGLYRAIDSYLKAHPTLSEHERKRLCRVMDCQKLSIDACMHAAQNERLPLRVVVQVLFSEQVKISNAIANSSLKDASETQYQPMIPNRKTLLEGTPQSFQEGWTAAKKDINTLKFELESVKTKYLELQNDMENLQRQFDKLTNKKQTSAWTSGWKKLSKLTKMTNVENHHIESQVPEATIEQQTRKTPRRWRNSIS from the exons ATGTGGGATTCGGAGAGTGAATCCTTTGGTGGACGAGATTACGGTAATGGAATTCTTAGCTCAACCAAGCATGCTGTCAAGACCGATGGGTTTGAGCTCAGAGGCCAGTCATG GTATGTGGCAACTGATATTCCTAGTGATCTTTTAGTTCAGATAGGAGATGCAAATTTCCACTTGCATAAG TATCCTTTGCTTTCTCGGAGTGGAAAGATCAATAGAGTAATTTATGAATCACGCGACCCAGGATTGAATAAGATAGAATTAAATGATCTTCCTGGTGGACCTGAGGCATTTGAGCTTGCAGCAAAGTTCTGCTATGGAATTGCTGTTGATCTAACAGCAGGCAATATCTCTGGACTTAGATGTGCTGCTGAGTACCTGGAAATGACAGAAGATTTAGAAGAAGGTAATCTTATATTCAAAACTGAAGCTTTTCTTAGCTATGTGGTGTTATCATCATGGAGGGATTCTATATTAGTACTTAAAAGCTGTGAGAAGCTCACACCATGGGCAGAGAACCTGCAGATTGTTCGAAGATGCAGCGAATCCATTGCTTGGAAAGCTTGTGCCAATCCGAAAGGGATAAGGTGGGCATATACTGGAAAACCCCCTAAAGTTTCTAGTCCAAGATGGAATGATATGAAGGATTCAAGTCCTAGTAGAAATCAGACAGTTCCTCCTGATTGGTGGTTTGAAGATGTTTCAATCCTAAGGATTGATCACTTTGTTCGGGTCATTACAGCAATCAAGGTAAAGGGTATGAGGTTTGAATTGATTGGAGCTTcaataatgcagtatgcagcAAAATGGCTTCCTGGTTTGATTAAAGATGGTGCAGTGTCCATTGATGAAGGAAGCAATAGCAGCAATAGTAGCAGCAGCAGCAGTTGGAAAGGTGGATACCATATGATTGTGGCAGCGAGTAAAGACGAACCTCCATTAACTCAGGGCAAAGATCAGCGCCTGATAGTTGAGAGCCTCATCAGTATAATTCCATCACAGAAGGATAGTGTCTCCTGCAGCTTCCTCCTCCGCCTGCTGCGAATGGCAAATATGTTGAAAGTGGCACCTGCATTAGTTACAGAATTAGAGAAACGAGTCGGGATGCAGTTTGAACAGGCAACATTGGCTGATCTTCTAATACCTTCTTACAATAAGAGTGAGACTATGTATGACGTGGACCTCATTCAGAGGCTTCTGGAGCATTTTCTGGTTCAAGAACAAACAGAAAGTTCTAGTCCAAGTAGACAATCATTTTCTGACCAAAGGGGTAATAATCCAAATGCCAAAATGAGAGTGGCAAGGCTTGTTGACAGTTATCTCACAGAAGTTTCCAGAGACAGGAACCTCTCACTAACAAAGTTTCAAGTACTGGCAGAAGCTTTGCCTGAGTCTGCAAGAACCTGCGATGACGGGCTTTATCGAGCAATTGATTCTTATCTTAAG GCTCATCCAACACTCAGTGAGCATGAAAGGAAGCGCCTGTGCCGAGTGATGGACTGCCAAAAACTCTCAATTGATGCCTGTATGCATGCTGCCCAAAATGAGAGACTACCACTTAGAGTTGTGGTGCAAGTACTCTTTTCTGAACAGGTAAAAATAAGTAATGCAATAGCAAATAGCTCTCTGAAAGATGCTAGTGAAACACAGTACCAGCCCATGATACCGAATCGCAAAACGCTACTTGAAGGCACACCACAATCATTTCAAGAAGGATGGACAGCTGCTAAGAAGGACATTAACACACTCAAGTTCGAACTCGAAAGCGTGAAAACCAAGTACCTTGAGCTTCAAAATGACATGGAGAATTTGCAGAGACAGTTTGATAAGCTGACAAATAAGAAACAGACTTCAGCTTGGACTAGCGGATGGAAGAAGCTGAGCAAATTAACCAAGATGACAAATGTAGAAAACCATCATATTGAATCCCAAGTTCCAGAAGCTACCATAGAACAACAGACTAGaaagaccccaagaaggtggagaaATTCCATTTCCTGA